The following proteins are encoded in a genomic region of Chryseobacterium cucumeris:
- a CDS encoding TonB-dependent receptor plug domain-containing protein: MKKLVLPLSLMVPVLFFSQQRKKDTATTKVTDIEEVVFQKKATGRTNDLTNVRISAKEAKSVASINGGIEGLLKTLPSVNSNTELSSQYMVRGGNYDENLIYINDIEIYRPFLIRNSQQEGMSIINPDMVSAVNFSAGGFEAKYGDKMSSALNIYYREPEKFEVSGEASLIGGRLTTGLASKNKKFTALFSGRYRNTNLVLNTLKEDTDFNPTYWDFQSYLNYHVSDKFSMSFIGYYSKNDYEMIPRAKSVTFGSLQQPITVNIGYGGQENDQYKNMMGTFSMNYKPADKWKLTLDAFAYQNREREYYTIQSAYELQTFDPVTQQPVTSFDVGGQIEHARNDLFVRTYGTQFRAKFSPNVNTDFEVGFKYEKENLKDLTNEWKLVDSAGYSLPRPEIIDPRTGTTGDLKLAYYIAGQNNIEPTRLSAYAQYSQKFYWGASKVFVNAGVRVANWSFNKETIFSPRAQFAIKPDWDSDMLFKISGGIYYQAPFYKEIKDLDGNFNSNIKSQRSIQVILANDYEFQMYDRPFKLTTELYYKKMDNLIPYYMDNVRIRYSGQNNSKGYAYGIDTRLFGEFVPGVDSWLSASYARVYENIDGRGDIPRPTDQRLRFAMFYQDYMPSFPSMRVNLTLVYAMGLPTGAPVLFNSNGQPDFGSAYNYQQTLPSYKRVDLGLTKVFIDPKEKNKRSGFWGNFEELTLGVQVFNAFNINNTVANQWITDYNSNYMYPVPVRLTGRFFNVKLEFKL, translated from the coding sequence TTGAAAAAACTAGTTTTACCGCTAAGCCTTATGGTCCCTGTATTGTTTTTCTCCCAACAAAGGAAAAAAGATACAGCGACTACTAAAGTAACCGATATAGAGGAAGTTGTCTTCCAGAAAAAAGCAACAGGAAGAACCAATGACCTTACCAATGTAAGAATTTCAGCGAAAGAAGCGAAATCAGTAGCTTCGATTAATGGAGGAATTGAAGGATTGCTTAAAACATTACCTTCCGTAAACTCCAACACAGAGCTGTCCTCACAATATATGGTTCGTGGTGGAAACTATGATGAAAACCTTATCTACATTAATGATATTGAAATCTACAGACCTTTCCTGATCAGAAATTCTCAGCAGGAAGGGATGAGTATCATTAACCCGGATATGGTTTCCGCAGTGAATTTCTCTGCAGGAGGATTTGAAGCCAAATATGGTGATAAAATGTCTTCCGCTTTAAATATCTATTACCGAGAGCCTGAAAAATTTGAAGTTTCAGGTGAGGCCAGTTTAATTGGAGGAAGGCTGACAACTGGTTTGGCTTCCAAAAATAAAAAATTTACCGCCTTATTTTCCGGAAGATACAGAAATACTAATCTTGTTCTTAATACCTTAAAAGAAGATACCGATTTTAATCCAACATATTGGGATTTCCAGTCTTATCTCAATTATCATGTCAGTGACAAATTCTCCATGTCATTCATCGGATATTATTCCAAGAATGATTATGAGATGATCCCAAGGGCAAAAAGTGTTACTTTCGGAAGTCTTCAGCAGCCTATTACCGTAAATATCGGCTATGGAGGCCAGGAAAATGACCAGTATAAAAATATGATGGGAACATTCTCTATGAACTATAAGCCGGCAGATAAGTGGAAGCTTACCCTGGATGCCTTTGCTTATCAGAACAGAGAAAGAGAATATTACACGATACAGTCAGCATACGAGCTGCAAACTTTTGATCCTGTGACACAGCAGCCTGTAACGTCTTTTGATGTTGGAGGGCAGATAGAACATGCAAGAAACGACTTGTTTGTAAGAACCTACGGAACACAATTCAGAGCTAAATTTTCACCCAATGTCAATACAGATTTTGAAGTAGGTTTCAAATATGAAAAAGAAAACCTGAAAGATCTTACCAATGAATGGAAGTTGGTAGATTCTGCCGGATACAGCCTGCCAAGACCTGAAATTATTGATCCGAGAACCGGAACCACAGGAGATCTTAAGCTTGCTTATTATATTGCCGGGCAAAATAATATTGAGCCTACAAGACTTTCAGCATATGCACAGTATTCACAGAAGTTCTACTGGGGTGCCAGTAAAGTGTTTGTGAATGCCGGAGTACGTGTTGCCAACTGGAGTTTCAATAAAGAAACCATATTTTCACCAAGAGCCCAGTTTGCGATCAAACCGGATTGGGACAGCGATATGTTGTTCAAAATTTCAGGGGGAATCTACTATCAGGCTCCTTTCTATAAAGAAATTAAAGATTTAGATGGTAATTTTAACTCTAATATAAAATCGCAGCGTTCTATCCAGGTCATTCTTGCCAATGATTATGAGTTCCAGATGTATGACAGACCATTCAAACTGACAACGGAACTTTATTATAAGAAAATGGATAACCTGATTCCTTATTATATGGATAATGTAAGGATTCGTTATTCCGGGCAAAATAATTCAAAAGGATATGCGTATGGTATCGATACCAGACTATTCGGAGAATTTGTTCCGGGTGTGGATTCATGGTTGTCTGCAAGTTATGCCAGAGTGTATGAAAATATTGATGGAAGAGGAGATATTCCAAGACCTACAGATCAAAGGTTGAGATTTGCTATGTTCTATCAGGATTATATGCCAAGTTTTCCGTCTATGCGTGTGAACCTTACCCTCGTGTACGCTATGGGATTACCTACAGGAGCTCCTGTACTATTCAACAGTAACGGACAGCCGGATTTTGGCTCAGCTTATAATTATCAGCAGACCCTTCCTTCCTATAAAAGGGTAGACTTAGGATTGACAAAGGTATTTATTGATCCAAAAGAAAAAAATAAGAGATCTGGTTTCTGGGGTAATTTTGAAGAGCTGACATTAGGCGTTCAGGTTTTCAACGCATTTAACATTAACAATACGGTTGCGAACCAATGGATCACAGATTATAACAGCAATTATATGTATCCTGTTCCGGTACGTCTTACAGGGCGTTTCTTTAATGTAAAACTGGAATTTAAACTGTAA
- a CDS encoding DUF1697 domain-containing protein gives MKYCAFLRGVNVKGTNMKMAEVCQVFKDAGMKEVSSILASGNIVFSSDKNTTELKTILEKAMSQHFSYEAFLFVKSQKETEVFWNSIPFGKKDELHIYGFVGIPGVEKVLMEEFQKATQVENEKAAIVNDIFYWQVPKGNTLDSTFGKVLGKKSLKDQFTSRNVNTFEKILKKMN, from the coding sequence ATGAAATACTGTGCTTTTCTCCGTGGCGTCAACGTAAAAGGAACCAATATGAAAATGGCGGAAGTCTGCCAGGTTTTTAAAGATGCAGGAATGAAGGAGGTAAGTTCCATACTGGCTTCCGGAAATATTGTTTTTTCGTCAGATAAAAATACGACAGAATTAAAAACTATTCTGGAAAAAGCGATGTCGCAACATTTTTCTTATGAAGCTTTTTTGTTTGTGAAATCTCAGAAAGAAACTGAGGTTTTCTGGAACAGTATTCCTTTTGGAAAAAAAGACGAGCTTCATATTTATGGGTTTGTCGGAATTCCCGGAGTGGAAAAGGTTTTGATGGAGGAGTTTCAGAAAGCCACTCAGGTAGAAAATGAAAAGGCTGCAATCGTTAATGATATATTTTACTGGCAGGTTCCGAAAGGAAATACCTTAGATTCTACCTTCGGGAAAGTATTAGGTAAAAAGAGCCTTAAAGATCAGTTTACCAGCAGGAATGTGAATACATTTGAAAAGATTTTGAAAAAGATGAATTAA
- a CDS encoding multicopper oxidase domain-containing protein yields the protein MFLMLLFSVFTFAQTTKTYYTCPMHPEVVSSKPGDCPKCGMTLVKKTVVIKPKVAAKPEVKPTPKTEAKAKPAETKINKRKVEKKAEAKKVNDAKSQTKIVLPAKTQDLNQSESKAQKQAQTTYTCPMHPEIVSDKPGKCPKCGMELVEKEAHSHTQTENPKEEKTVLKRNSENGKITFGGKTVRYDLYVKDTIVNFTGKNRRAIAINGKLQAPTLYFTEGDTAEIYLHNMLKENTGLHWHGVILPNEHDGVPYLTTKPVKPGETHLYKFRISQNGTYWYHSHEALQEQIGMNGILVFKKREGEPKTTYNAEIPVLLGDWSDDDPMQIARRLHMANTDWYAVKKNAVQSYWEAIKSGNFGTKVLNEWKRMEAMDVSDVYYDKFLINGAPSSDYSNVKAGDKVRLRVANGGSSTYFWLNYGGGKIKVVGNDGNDVVPIEVDRLIVGVSETYDIEVTIPENKSFEFRATSEDRIGHASLWLGSGEKVEAPNLPRLMLFEGMKMMNGMMEMSGNMKPMNMTMGNQMMDMNEVMYPELSESQRKTTAKHINEMMGVKTKEDQKEDHSQHAGMDMKEEKTIKRLSYNILKSPEKTILPSDSIREMKFTLEGNMNHYLWTLDNKTVTETDKILIKKGEVLRIKMYNNSMMRHPMHLHGHDFRLINSKGEYSPLKNVVDIMPMETVTIEFAANQDGDWFFHCHILYHMMAGMGRIFSYENSKPNPQLPNRKLAWKNFIQDNKMTSSMAMLDVASNRIHAETMTMFGPRWANLNEFHSNWNFDHFEGSAKVGRFLGKFQWALPYAGIRVQKNHEIMERQMAEDMGTDFHGKKTWFGQQKASKNKFTFMVGMQYVLPMLITADASVDQNGKVLLELSREDIPLSRRLRGNFSVNSDGEFSTGVRYIVQKWLSLSGNYDNELGWGAGVTLTY from the coding sequence ATGTTTCTGATGCTTTTATTCTCTGTGTTTACTTTCGCACAAACTACAAAAACGTATTATACCTGTCCCATGCACCCGGAAGTGGTGTCATCAAAACCCGGAGACTGCCCGAAATGCGGAATGACTCTCGTGAAAAAAACAGTGGTTATAAAACCCAAAGTAGCAGCAAAACCGGAAGTAAAGCCTACCCCTAAAACAGAGGCTAAAGCAAAACCTGCAGAAACAAAAATAAATAAGAGAAAGGTTGAGAAAAAAGCAGAAGCTAAAAAGGTTAATGATGCTAAATCTCAGACAAAGATTGTATTGCCGGCTAAAACTCAGGATTTAAATCAATCGGAATCTAAAGCTCAGAAACAGGCTCAAACTACGTATACCTGCCCGATGCATCCTGAAATAGTTTCAGACAAACCGGGAAAATGTCCGAAATGCGGGATGGAACTGGTAGAAAAAGAAGCTCATTCCCATACACAGACTGAAAATCCTAAAGAAGAAAAAACTGTTTTAAAACGTAATTCAGAAAATGGAAAGATTACTTTTGGAGGAAAAACAGTTCGTTACGATCTCTATGTAAAAGATACGATTGTCAATTTTACAGGAAAAAACAGAAGAGCAATTGCAATCAATGGTAAACTTCAGGCTCCGACTTTATATTTTACAGAAGGAGATACTGCAGAGATCTACCTGCACAATATGCTTAAGGAAAATACAGGGCTGCATTGGCACGGCGTGATTCTTCCCAATGAACATGATGGTGTTCCATACCTTACCACAAAACCTGTAAAACCTGGGGAAACTCATTTATACAAATTCAGAATTTCTCAGAACGGAACGTACTGGTATCATTCGCATGAAGCCCTTCAGGAACAGATTGGGATGAACGGTATTCTGGTATTTAAAAAAAGAGAAGGTGAGCCAAAAACAACATACAATGCTGAAATTCCGGTATTACTTGGAGATTGGAGTGATGATGATCCGATGCAGATTGCAAGAAGGCTTCATATGGCCAATACAGACTGGTATGCGGTAAAGAAAAATGCCGTACAGAGTTACTGGGAAGCCATCAAATCCGGAAATTTTGGGACAAAAGTACTGAATGAATGGAAAAGAATGGAAGCCATGGATGTAAGTGATGTTTATTACGATAAATTCTTAATCAATGGCGCACCAAGTTCAGATTATTCTAATGTAAAAGCGGGTGATAAAGTAAGACTGAGAGTTGCCAATGGAGGTTCCTCTACCTATTTCTGGTTAAATTATGGCGGAGGAAAGATAAAAGTAGTGGGAAATGACGGGAATGACGTGGTACCGATAGAAGTTGACCGTCTGATTGTAGGAGTGTCGGAAACCTATGATATTGAAGTGACCATTCCTGAAAACAAAAGCTTTGAATTCAGAGCGACTTCTGAAGACAGAATAGGACACGCTTCTCTCTGGCTGGGTTCAGGAGAAAAGGTTGAAGCTCCCAACCTTCCAAGGCTGATGCTTTTTGAAGGGATGAAAATGATGAACGGCATGATGGAGATGAGCGGAAATATGAAACCGATGAATATGACGATGGGAAATCAGATGATGGATATGAACGAAGTGATGTACCCTGAATTATCCGAAAGCCAGAGAAAGACTACAGCGAAGCACATCAATGAAATGATGGGTGTGAAGACGAAGGAAGATCAGAAAGAGGATCATTCTCAACATGCCGGAATGGATATGAAGGAAGAGAAAACAATCAAAAGACTGTCTTACAATATTTTGAAATCTCCTGAGAAAACCATTCTTCCCTCAGACAGCATTCGTGAAATGAAATTTACGCTGGAAGGGAATATGAATCATTATCTGTGGACACTGGATAATAAAACCGTAACAGAGACAGATAAAATTCTGATCAAAAAAGGAGAGGTTCTTAGAATCAAGATGTATAATAATTCTATGATGCGTCACCCGATGCACCTTCACGGTCATGATTTCAGATTGATCAATTCAAAAGGAGAATATTCTCCACTGAAAAATGTTGTGGATATCATGCCAATGGAAACCGTAACGATAGAATTTGCTGCGAATCAGGATGGAGACTGGTTTTTCCACTGTCACATTTTATACCATATGATGGCAGGAATGGGAAGAATCTTCAGTTATGAAAACTCAAAGCCGAATCCGCAGCTTCCCAACAGAAAATTAGCCTGGAAAAATTTTATACAGGATAATAAAATGACAAGCTCTATGGCGATGCTGGATGTAGCTAGCAATAGAATCCATGCAGAAACGATGACGATGTTCGGGCCTAGATGGGCTAACCTGAATGAGTTTCATTCCAACTGGAACTTTGATCATTTCGAAGGAAGTGCGAAAGTGGGACGTTTTTTAGGTAAATTCCAGTGGGCGCTTCCTTATGCCGGAATCAGAGTTCAAAAGAATCATGAGATCATGGAAAGACAGATGGCAGAAGATATGGGAACGGATTTTCACGGTAAAAAGACCTGGTTCGGGCAGCAGAAAGCCTCCAAGAATAAGTTTACATTCATGGTGGGTATGCAGTATGTGCTGCCAATGCTCATCACTGCTGACGCAAGTGTTGATCAAAACGGAAAAGTGTTATTGGAACTTAGCCGAGAAGATATACCACTTTCCAGAAGACTGAGAGGAAATTTCTCTGTCAATTCAGACGGCGAGTTTTCAACCGGAGTTAGATATATCGTTCAAAAATGGCTGTCTCTTTCGGGAAATTATGATAACGAACTGGGCTGGGGCGCAGGTGTCACTTTAACATATTAA
- a CDS encoding HYC_CC_PP family protein, which yields MKKILAILFSIFYFGFSSGAAFSIHYCMKEFVSVSQKVDDICGKCGVKDKKGCCKTEIKIVKVDDSQKSDYLNVDFLSAVSEIPVKHQFPVVDKSFSATKFTQIQINAPPEFRPVPIYINHCNFRI from the coding sequence ATGAAAAAGATTCTTGCCATATTGTTTTCTATTTTCTACTTCGGCTTTTCTTCCGGAGCGGCATTTAGCATTCATTATTGCATGAAAGAATTTGTTTCCGTAAGCCAGAAAGTAGATGACATCTGTGGAAAATGCGGCGTTAAAGATAAAAAGGGATGCTGCAAAACAGAGATTAAAATCGTAAAAGTAGACGATTCACAGAAATCAGATTATCTGAATGTGGATTTCTTAAGTGCAGTTTCAGAAATTCCGGTGAAACATCAGTTTCCAGTTGTTGACAAGTCTTTTTCAGCTACGAAATTTACCCAGATCCAGATTAATGCGCCGCCTGAATTCCGGCCGGTCCCTATCTACATCAATCATTGTAATTTTAGAATTTAG
- the kdsA gene encoding 3-deoxy-8-phosphooctulonate synthase translates to MIQYLDNISHKDSKNFFLIAGPCIIEGEDMALRIAEKVISITDKYNIPYIFKGSFKKANRSRVDSFTTIGEEKSLEILKKVGETFNIPTTTDIHENEHAVLAAQYVDVLQIPAFLVRQTDLLVAAAKTGKCVTLKKGQFLSPEAMKFAVQKITDSDNQKVAIIERGNSFGYTDLIVDYRGIPTMREYAPVILDVTHSLQQPNQSSGVTGGRPDLIETVAKAGIAVGADGIFIETHPTPETALSDGANMLRLDLLEDLLQKLTRIRESIL, encoded by the coding sequence ATGATTCAGTATTTAGATAATATTTCGCACAAAGATTCAAAAAACTTTTTCCTTATTGCCGGACCTTGTATTATTGAAGGGGAAGATATGGCATTAAGAATTGCTGAAAAAGTAATCAGTATTACAGACAAATACAATATTCCCTATATTTTCAAAGGAAGTTTCAAAAAAGCAAACAGAAGCCGTGTAGATTCTTTCACGACGATTGGTGAAGAGAAATCTCTGGAAATTCTTAAAAAAGTGGGAGAGACATTCAATATTCCTACCACAACAGATATTCATGAGAATGAACATGCAGTATTAGCAGCACAGTATGTGGATGTTTTACAGATTCCTGCATTCCTGGTGCGCCAGACTGATTTATTGGTGGCTGCAGCTAAAACAGGAAAATGTGTTACCCTTAAGAAAGGTCAGTTCCTTTCTCCGGAGGCGATGAAGTTTGCCGTTCAGAAAATTACAGATTCCGATAACCAGAAAGTAGCGATTATTGAAAGAGGAAATTCTTTCGGATATACGGATCTTATCGTGGATTACAGAGGCATTCCTACCATGAGAGAATACGCCCCTGTGATTCTGGACGTTACACACTCTCTGCAACAGCCTAACCAAAGTTCAGGCGTTACAGGCGGAAGACCGGATCTTATTGAAACGGTTGCCAAAGCAGGAATTGCAGTGGGAGCAGACGGAATTTTCATCGAAACACATCCTACACCGGAAACCGCATTATCTGACGGTGCCAACATGTTAAGATTAGATTTATTAGAAGATTTGTTACAAAAATTGACAAGAATTAGAGAATCGATTTTGTAA
- a CDS encoding heme-binding domain-containing protein, with translation MNRHIKSIFLGFVLIFLLIQIIQPARNIDYGQVPSTDISKVYKVPENVQSVLRQSCYDCHSNSTHYPFYSYIQPLSYYLEKHIKKGKEELNFNEWGSYSQRKQANKLESVANQIQQKKMPLTSYTYLHPKAVLSESQVKEMVRWIELVQTENNKANKN, from the coding sequence ATGAACCGGCACATTAAAAGCATATTTTTAGGGTTTGTTCTCATTTTTTTACTTATTCAGATTATTCAGCCTGCCCGTAATATTGATTACGGGCAGGTTCCTTCAACAGATATTTCAAAGGTTTATAAAGTTCCCGAGAATGTACAATCTGTTTTAAGGCAATCTTGTTATGACTGTCACAGCAATTCTACGCATTATCCGTTCTATTCCTATATACAGCCTTTAAGTTATTATCTTGAAAAGCATATTAAAAAAGGAAAAGAGGAATTGAATTTTAATGAATGGGGTAGCTACAGTCAACGTAAGCAGGCCAATAAATTAGAATCTGTTGCTAATCAGATCCAACAGAAAAAAATGCCGCTTACGTCTTATACTTATCTACATCCGAAAGCTGTGCTTTCTGAAAGTCAGGTAAAAGAAATGGTCCGCTGGATAGAGTTGGTGCAGACTGAAAATAATAAAGCCAATAAGAATTAA
- a CDS encoding DUF3347 domain-containing protein, which produces MKNIITVLFVGATLYSCNKPDHKIAENKAAEPEIKTIETTEAGETSSQELKENPENKKEAEELSPFPIQQVIKGYLPLKNALAQDDSKKASDAAKNLFSILKKIDISTTDAKNNSELRDIIESSAENAEHIGKKSYDIAHQREHLLSLSNDITDLIKEQGTGGLKLYQDFCPMYNNGKGGTWISESEEIVNPYEGQKMINCGSVKKVF; this is translated from the coding sequence ATGAAAAATATAATAACCGTATTGTTTGTGGGAGCTACATTATATTCTTGTAATAAACCCGATCATAAAATAGCTGAAAACAAGGCCGCAGAACCGGAAATCAAAACAATAGAAACAACTGAGGCTGGCGAAACTTCAAGTCAGGAGCTAAAAGAAAATCCGGAAAATAAAAAAGAAGCAGAGGAGCTTTCACCTTTTCCGATTCAGCAAGTTATCAAAGGTTACCTTCCTCTAAAAAATGCCCTGGCTCAGGATGATTCTAAAAAAGCTTCCGATGCGGCTAAAAACCTGTTTTCCATCTTAAAGAAAATAGACATCAGTACAACTGATGCAAAAAACAATTCTGAGTTGCGTGATATTATAGAAAGTTCAGCAGAGAACGCAGAACATATAGGTAAAAAATCTTATGATATAGCTCATCAGAGAGAACATCTGCTTTCCCTGAGTAATGATATCACCGATTTAATAAAAGAACAGGGAACCGGCGGTTTAAAATTATACCAGGATTTCTGTCCTATGTACAATAATGGAAAAGGTGGAACCTGGATCAGCGAGTCGGAGGAGATTGTCAATCCATATGAGGGACAGAAAATGATTAACTGTGGCTCTGTAAAAAAAGTATTTTAA
- a CDS encoding DUF3347 domain-containing protein, which translates to MKKYIITAALSLFSIISLSAQSKKDAQVTKLYQNYIAIKSALASDDADTTSKAATEFIKTASAIDYKVVSEGNLNILRKDASAISEARTVAAQRETFFNLSDNMIALTKEFKLSEKPVYVQYCPMADGSWLSDEKQIVNPYYGKSMLSCGSVKSEIN; encoded by the coding sequence ATGAAAAAATATATCATCACAGCAGCCTTATCTTTATTTTCAATCATTTCATTATCAGCACAATCTAAAAAGGATGCTCAGGTTACTAAGCTGTATCAGAACTATATCGCCATTAAATCAGCTTTAGCTTCAGATGATGCTGATACAACTTCAAAAGCAGCAACAGAATTCATTAAAACAGCTTCAGCCATCGACTATAAAGTTGTTTCTGAAGGAAACCTTAATATTCTCAGAAAAGATGCCTCTGCCATTTCTGAAGCAAGAACAGTTGCCGCACAAAGAGAAACTTTTTTCAATCTTTCCGACAATATGATTGCTTTGACCAAAGAGTTCAAACTTTCTGAAAAACCAGTCTACGTTCAATATTGCCCAATGGCAGACGGAAGCTGGCTAAGCGATGAAAAACAGATCGTTAACCCATACTATGGGAAATCTATGCTTTCTTGTGGTAGCGTAAAGTCAGAAATTAACTAA